A region of Streptomyces paludis DNA encodes the following proteins:
- the fxsA gene encoding FxSxx-COOH cyclophane-containing RiPP peptide → MTDRAHEPGPGTGPGTGHAYDDGRVPGEPPDRRDALEPPGPMGLLAPADSLDLTDLTDPPDPSGPPGPSGLPDLLGLDLAALRTLDHPVLAAVVADLRGRAEQPREMLWGFNNAF, encoded by the coding sequence ATGACCGACAGGGCACACGAGCCGGGACCGGGAACGGGACCGGGAACGGGGCACGCGTACGACGACGGCCGGGTCCCCGGCGAACCGCCGGACCGGCGGGACGCGCTCGAACCGCCGGGTCCGATGGGCCTGTTGGCCCCGGCGGACTCGCTGGACCTGACGGACCTGACGGACCCACCGGATCCCTCGGGGCCGCCCGGCCCGTCCGGTCTGCCCGATCTGCTGGGGCTCGACCTCGCCGCGCTGCGCACCCTGGACCACCCGGTGCTCGCCGCCGTCGTCGCCGATCTGAGGGGCCGCGCGGAGCAGCCGCGCGAGATGCTCTGGGGGTTCAACAACGCTTTCTAG